The Desmonostoc muscorum LEGE 12446 genome includes a region encoding these proteins:
- the glnA gene encoding type I glutamate--ammonia ligase has product MTTPQEVLKRIQDEKIQLIDLKFIDTVGTWQHLTLYQNQIDETAFTDGVPFDGSSIRGWKAINESDMTMVLDPNTAWIDPFMEVPTLSIVCSIKEPRTGEWYNRCPRVIAQKAVDYLVSTGIGDTVYFGPEAEFFIFDNARFAQTANEGYYFLDSEEGAWNSGKAGTAEKPNLGYKPRFKEGYFPVSPTDSFQDIRTEMLLTMADLGVPIEKHHHEVATGGQCELGFRFGKLIEAADWLMIYKYVIKNVAKKHGKTVTFMPKPIFGDNGSGMHCHQSIWKDGQPLFAGDKYAGLSETALYYIGGLLKHAPALLAITNPSTNSYKRLVPGYEAPVNLAYSQGNRSASIRIPLSGTNPKAKRLEFRCPDATSNPYLAFAAMLSAGIDGIKNKIHPGEPLDKNIYELSPEELAKVPSTPGSLELALEALENDHAFLTESGVFTEDFIQNWIDYKLANEVKQLQLRPHPYEFYLYYDA; this is encoded by the coding sequence ATGACAACACCACAAGAAGTCTTGAAGAGAATTCAAGATGAAAAAATTCAGCTGATTGATCTCAAATTCATCGATACAGTAGGGACTTGGCAGCACCTCACACTGTACCAAAACCAAATCGATGAGACTGCATTCACTGATGGCGTACCTTTTGACGGTTCCAGCATCCGGGGTTGGAAGGCTATCAACGAATCGGACATGACGATGGTACTCGATCCCAACACTGCTTGGATCGACCCATTCATGGAAGTGCCAACGCTAAGTATAGTTTGTAGCATCAAAGAACCCCGCACGGGTGAATGGTATAACCGTTGTCCACGGGTGATTGCCCAAAAAGCAGTAGACTACCTGGTTTCCACTGGTATTGGTGATACAGTCTATTTTGGCCCTGAAGCTGAGTTCTTTATCTTTGACAATGCTAGGTTTGCTCAAACCGCCAACGAAGGCTACTACTTTTTAGACTCCGAAGAAGGTGCTTGGAATTCCGGTAAAGCCGGTACAGCTGAAAAACCCAACTTGGGTTACAAACCACGCTTCAAAGAAGGTTACTTCCCAGTTTCGCCAACGGATTCTTTCCAAGATATCCGTACAGAAATGCTGTTGACAATGGCAGACTTAGGTGTGCCCATTGAAAAGCATCACCACGAAGTTGCTACAGGTGGTCAGTGCGAGCTAGGTTTCCGCTTTGGGAAGTTGATCGAAGCCGCTGACTGGTTGATGATTTACAAATATGTCATCAAGAACGTTGCCAAAAAACATGGCAAAACCGTCACCTTTATGCCAAAACCCATTTTTGGCGATAACGGTTCGGGAATGCACTGTCACCAGTCCATCTGGAAAGATGGTCAACCTCTGTTTGCAGGTGATAAGTATGCTGGTTTGAGTGAAACAGCATTGTATTACATTGGCGGTCTGCTCAAACACGCACCAGCCCTGTTGGCCATTACCAACCCCAGCACCAACTCATACAAGCGCCTAGTACCTGGTTATGAAGCACCTGTTAACTTGGCTTACTCCCAAGGGAACCGTTCTGCTTCTATCCGTATTCCTCTGTCTGGCACTAACCCCAAAGCCAAGCGCCTAGAATTCCGTTGTCCAGATGCTACTTCTAACCCCTACTTGGCATTTGCTGCAATGCTTTCTGCTGGTATCGATGGCATCAAGAACAAAATCCATCCTGGTGAACCCTTAGATAAAAATATCTATGAACTCTCTCCAGAAGAACTGGCGAAGGTTCCTTCAACTCCAGGTTCTTTGGAATTGGCGTTGGAAGCACTGGAAAACGATCACGCTTTCTTGACAGAATCAGGCGTCTTCACAGAAGACTTTATCCAAAATTGGATTGACTACAAGCTGGCTAACGAAGTCAAGCAATTGCAGCTGCGTCCTCATCCCTACGAGTTTTACCTTTATTACGATGCTTAA
- the apcB gene encoding allophycocyanin subunit beta — MRDAVTSLIKNYDVAGRYFDRNALDSLKSYFDSGTARVQAAAAINSNAAGLVKQAGLKLYEELPELIRPGGNSYTTRRYAACLRDLDYYLRYASYALVAGNTNVLDERVLQGLRETYNSLGVPIGPTVRGVQILKDLAKEQVAAAGVANTAFVDEPFDHITRELSEIDI; from the coding sequence ATGCGCGATGCGGTAACAAGTTTAATTAAGAATTATGACGTAGCTGGTCGGTATTTTGACCGGAATGCGCTAGATAGCCTAAAGTCTTACTTTGATAGTGGTACAGCACGGGTACAGGCAGCGGCGGCGATCAACTCTAATGCGGCTGGACTTGTCAAGCAGGCTGGTTTGAAGTTATATGAAGAACTACCGGAACTGATTCGTCCCGGTGGAAATTCCTATACAACTCGTCGTTATGCAGCTTGTTTACGGGATCTAGATTATTACTTGCGCTACGCCAGTTATGCGCTGGTTGCTGGCAACACCAATGTGTTGGATGAACGAGTGCTACAAGGGCTGCGGGAAACTTACAATTCTTTAGGAGTACCCATCGGGCCAACGGTTCGCGGTGTGCAGATACTCAAGGATCTAGCTAAGGAACAAGTGGCAGCAGCAGGTGTGGCTAATACTGCTTTTGTTGATGAACCATTCGATCACATCACACGCGAGTTGAGCGAGATTGATATTTAA
- a CDS encoding Z1 domain-containing protein, whose product MTHTPIEINGDCIDRLIKRLEKQIGAKEANQLKKTAIEIVQNCVNVYSENFGIGDVGKNSTGLVGQPYKGTDAIPNGTTGLIYGRVQSGKTNTTIATLALAHENNFRCFIILTSDNTWLGKQTANRFNNQVQAGPVFFDWEAWKKDPDGFAKTKIAPYIKDTGVVLVSTKNGHHLDNLLKVLRAAKIKCVPTLIFDDEADNASLNTNESKQAKKGKDAIDDSKIFETIGKIRQEVANHIYIQITATPQSLLLQKLSQPCKPQFCAALPEPGDSYMGGELFFAEESNYSYIVDAGEINELKKQKGAINPGNKWIIPEGLRLALCCFFLGAIYKMLSSEKEDEKYSFLAHVCYKQDIHSVLEKVISQFVINLDQAIREKSSHTENQQARKWLAQAYNELNKTADNLPPITELIDELQIQLRRAIPKIINANNPEKEPNYNPGMNILIGGNRLGRGVTIDGLMVTYYGRDAKQKVMDTVHQHARMYGYRPQLKDVTRLFLPKHILDAFRSIHEADEAMRQAIGDDIHNIKLQPVWIGGNLKPTRSNVLDPSVIDVLVPGSLVFPQSPAYKKDEIEDNFKEIENLLINYQDNNQYYEVDIDFIIKILNYTKSHYILSEKWEDKRIIKGLTDIKSKGMTKGRLNVRRGERNNNQGLDMTRKDPFEWMFGFGSGRWSLEAKEKYPDVPTLIVCYQKGEKSKKWDGHPIYVPMLVLPKQKFVLMFNYDENE is encoded by the coding sequence ATGACACATACTCCTATTGAAATTAATGGCGACTGTATTGATAGATTAATTAAGAGATTAGAGAAACAAATCGGAGCAAAAGAAGCGAATCAACTAAAAAAAACTGCTATTGAAATTGTCCAAAATTGTGTCAATGTTTATTCAGAAAATTTTGGTATTGGTGATGTCGGGAAAAATAGTACAGGTTTAGTGGGTCAACCTTATAAGGGAACAGACGCTATTCCTAATGGAACAACTGGACTTATTTATGGTCGAGTTCAAAGCGGTAAAACCAATACAACTATTGCAACTTTAGCACTGGCTCACGAAAATAATTTTCGTTGTTTTATTATTTTAACCTCTGATAATACATGGTTAGGAAAACAAACGGCTAATCGTTTTAATAATCAAGTTCAAGCAGGCCCTGTTTTCTTTGATTGGGAAGCATGGAAAAAAGACCCTGATGGTTTTGCAAAAACTAAAATTGCACCCTATATAAAAGATACAGGTGTTGTATTAGTTTCTACAAAAAACGGTCATCACTTAGATAATTTATTGAAAGTTTTAAGAGCAGCAAAAATCAAATGTGTTCCTACTTTGATTTTTGATGATGAAGCGGATAACGCTAGTTTAAATACGAATGAATCTAAACAAGCTAAAAAAGGAAAAGATGCAATTGATGATAGTAAAATTTTTGAGACGATAGGTAAAATTCGTCAAGAGGTTGCTAATCATATTTATATTCAAATTACAGCAACTCCTCAAAGTTTATTATTACAAAAGCTCTCTCAGCCTTGTAAGCCACAATTTTGTGCCGCATTACCAGAGCCAGGAGATAGTTATATGGGAGGAGAGTTATTTTTTGCTGAGGAAAGTAACTACTCTTATATTGTAGATGCTGGAGAAATCAACGAACTTAAGAAACAAAAAGGTGCAATAAATCCTGGGAATAAATGGATAATTCCTGAAGGATTACGACTTGCACTTTGTTGCTTCTTCTTAGGTGCAATCTACAAAATGCTATCTTCTGAAAAAGAAGATGAGAAATATTCTTTTCTTGCTCATGTTTGTTATAAGCAAGATATTCATAGTGTATTAGAAAAAGTGATTAGTCAATTTGTAATTAACTTAGATCAAGCAATTAGAGAAAAGAGTTCACATACAGAAAATCAACAAGCTCGCAAATGGTTAGCTCAAGCTTACAACGAGCTAAATAAAACTGCTGATAATTTACCTCCAATTACTGAACTTATAGATGAATTACAAATTCAATTAAGACGTGCAATTCCTAAAATAATTAATGCAAATAACCCTGAAAAAGAGCCTAATTATAATCCTGGTATGAACATATTAATTGGGGGTAATAGATTAGGAAGAGGTGTAACAATTGATGGTTTAATGGTAACTTATTATGGACGAGATGCAAAACAAAAAGTGATGGATACAGTTCATCAACATGCTCGAATGTATGGTTATCGTCCACAATTGAAAGATGTAACACGCCTCTTTTTACCAAAACATATACTAGACGCTTTTCGTTCTATTCACGAAGCAGATGAAGCGATGCGGCAAGCAATTGGAGATGATATTCATAATATAAAACTACAACCTGTTTGGATAGGAGGAAATCTTAAACCAACTCGTTCTAATGTTTTAGATCCTTCAGTAATTGATGTATTAGTACCAGGTTCATTAGTTTTTCCTCAAAGTCCAGCCTATAAAAAAGATGAAATCGAGGATAATTTCAAAGAAATTGAGAACCTTTTAATAAATTATCAAGATAATAATCAATATTATGAAGTTGATATAGACTTTATAATTAAAATACTCAATTATACAAAAAGTCATTATATCCTCTCAGAAAAATGGGAAGATAAACGTATTATCAAAGGATTAACAGATATAAAATCAAAGGGTATGACAAAGGGTCGTTTAAATGTTCGTAGAGGTGAAAGAAATAATAATCAAGGATTAGATATGACGAGAAAAGACCCTTTTGAGTGGATGTTTGGCTTCGGATCAGGTAGGTGGTCATTAGAGGCTAAAGAGAAATATCCCGATGTCCCAACGTTAATTGTTTGCTATCAAAAAGGTGAAAAAAGCAAGAAATGGGATGGTCATCCTATATATGTACCTATGTTGGTTTTACCTAAACAAAAATTTGTTTTAATGTTTAATTATGATGAGAATGAATAG
- a CDS encoding XisH family protein: protein MPARDIYHDAVIKALAADGWTITNDPLYLAYGGRELYVDIGAERVTIAAERGDEKIAVEIKSFLSLSPVSDLQEAVGQYEIYRTVLKELEPKRQLYLAVPKRVDEGIFSERFGQLILNSIGINLIVFDEQLERIIKWIN, encoded by the coding sequence ATGCCTGCCAGAGATATCTATCACGATGCAGTCATCAAAGCACTTGCAGCAGATGGTTGGACAATAACCAACGATCCTTTATATCTCGCCTATGGAGGTAGAGAACTTTACGTAGATATTGGAGCAGAAAGAGTTACCATTGCAGCTGAGAGGGGTGATGAAAAAATAGCTGTTGAAATCAAAAGTTTTTTGAGTTTGTCTCCAGTGAGTGACCTTCAAGAAGCAGTCGGACAGTATGAAATATATCGCACCGTGCTTAAAGAATTAGAGCCAAAACGCCAGCTTTATTTAGCAGTTCCCAAACGAGTTGACGAAGGTATATTTTCCGAACGCTTTGGTCAGCTAATTCTTAACAGTATAGGAATAAACCTAATTGTCTTTGATGAGCAACTAGAGAGGATTATCAAATGGATAAACTAG
- a CDS encoding XisI protein, whose product MDKLARYREIIRQLIFEYAGHKPANGQIETEAVIDSERDHYEVLHVGWDGVRRVHGSVVHIDIINNKVWIQYDGTSQPVAEALLEAGIPREDIVLGFHPAELRQYTDFAVS is encoded by the coding sequence ATGGATAAACTAGCTCGGTATCGTGAAATTATTCGTCAGTTGATATTTGAATATGCTGGTCACAAACCTGCTAATGGTCAAATAGAGACAGAAGCTGTCATTGACTCAGAACGAGACCATTATGAAGTGTTACACGTCGGTTGGGATGGTGTGCGGCGCGTACATGGTTCGGTAGTACATATAGATATTATTAACAATAAAGTTTGGATTCAATATGATGGTACTTCCCAGCCAGTAGCGGAGGCATTATTGGAAGCAGGTATCCCCCGTGAAGATATTGTTTTGGGTTTCCATCCAGCTGAACTACGGCAATACACGGATTTTGCTGTATCTTAA
- a CDS encoding Nif11-like leader peptide family natural product precursor: MTQQNAARLFEAVKRDQALQQKLKATANPEAFIKIARERGYEFTVAELETEIDKLSEEDLAAIVNPGWGTRRHLNPR, encoded by the coding sequence ATGACACAGCAAAATGCTGCCCGACTTTTTGAAGCCGTAAAACGAGATCAAGCATTACAGCAAAAGCTCAAAGCAACAGCTAATCCAGAAGCCTTTATCAAGATTGCTCGTGAACGTGGCTATGAATTCACCGTTGCAGAACTAGAAACTGAGATTGATAAATTGTCAGAAGAAGATTTAGCCGCCATTGTCAATCCAGGATGGGGGACTAGACGCCACCTTAATCCTAGATAA
- a CDS encoding DUF29 family protein yields the protein MEELLILKDLLLQGNIQGALIIVDELEEMSRNDIIKTIRSYAVILLLHLIKQQAENRTTRSWEVSIRNSIREIQRENKRRKAGGYFLTPEELKETLEEAYLNAIDEASLEVKEGRYEVEELEKLVNREEIINRALALILPGESS from the coding sequence ATGGAAGAATTATTAATTTTGAAAGACTTGCTTCTTCAAGGCAATATTCAAGGAGCTTTGATTATAGTTGACGAATTAGAAGAAATGAGCCGAAATGACATAATCAAAACGATTCGTAGCTATGCGGTGATTCTCTTGTTACATCTAATTAAACAACAAGCTGAAAATCGCACGACTCGCTCTTGGGAAGTCTCGATTCGGAATTCAATTCGGGAAATTCAACGAGAAAATAAGCGGCGCAAAGCTGGTGGTTATTTTCTCACACCAGAAGAACTGAAGGAAACTCTAGAAGAAGCTTATTTAAATGCTATTGATGAGGCTTCTCTAGAAGTAAAAGAAGGGCGTTATGAAGTGGAAGAATTAGAAAAGCTAGTTAACCGAGAAGAAATTATTAATCGTGCTTTGGCTTTAATCTTACCAGGAGAGTCTAGTTAA
- a CDS encoding TlyA family RNA methyltransferase, with the protein MVKQRLDTLLVELNLCSSRALAQRLIQAGEVSVNQQVVDKPGTEVDIAAQINIKERSPFVSRGGEKLSKALTVFAIPVAGRVCLDGGISTGGFTDCLLQAGAKLVYGVDVGYGQVDWRLRNDSRVILRERTNLRQLRPNDLYGENDPIPDLAVVDVSFISLTKILPALWDLTQASREAVLLVKPQFEVGKSRVGKKGVVRDSNDQADAIFQVLQVAHELGWKYKGLTWSPITGPAGNIEFLLWLGMESETPPPDLEAIKEVTQSATGDLRKG; encoded by the coding sequence TTGGTTAAACAACGACTTGATACATTATTAGTAGAGTTAAATTTATGTTCTTCTCGCGCTTTGGCACAGAGGTTAATTCAGGCGGGGGAAGTTAGTGTGAATCAGCAGGTAGTTGATAAACCTGGTACTGAAGTTGATATTGCAGCTCAAATAAATATTAAAGAGCGATCGCCTTTTGTTTCTAGAGGTGGTGAAAAACTCTCCAAAGCTTTGACAGTCTTCGCTATTCCTGTAGCTGGACGCGTTTGTTTAGATGGTGGAATTTCTACGGGTGGCTTTACTGATTGTTTGTTACAAGCTGGGGCAAAACTAGTTTACGGTGTTGATGTTGGTTATGGACAAGTTGACTGGCGCTTGCGGAATGATTCGCGGGTGATTTTGCGCGAACGCACCAATTTACGACAGCTACGACCAAATGATTTGTATGGCGAAAATGACCCGATTCCTGATTTGGCGGTGGTGGATGTCTCGTTTATTTCCTTAACCAAAATTCTGCCTGCTTTGTGGGATTTAACTCAAGCTAGCCGGGAAGCTGTATTGTTAGTCAAGCCACAGTTTGAAGTCGGGAAATCCCGTGTGGGAAAAAAAGGTGTTGTCCGCGATTCAAACGACCAAGCTGATGCGATTTTTCAGGTGTTGCAAGTCGCTCATGAATTAGGATGGAAATACAAAGGTTTAACTTGGTCGCCGATTACTGGCCCGGCTGGAAATATCGAATTTCTCTTATGGTTGGGAATGGAAAGTGAAACACCACCGCCTGATTTAGAGGCGATTAAGGAAGTAACGCAATCAGCAACAGGTGATTTGCGGAAAGGTTGA
- a CDS encoding Calvin cycle protein CP12, with translation MTTTLNVNQAAGTNLEQAILEAITDARTTCDLNGSNSANCAVAWDIVEELQAEKSHQHQAKQNKTSLDNYCDRHPDSVECLIYDV, from the coding sequence ATGACAACAACCTTAAACGTAAACCAAGCTGCTGGTACAAATCTTGAGCAAGCAATTTTAGAAGCCATTACTGATGCTCGTACAACCTGTGATTTAAATGGCAGTAATTCTGCTAATTGTGCCGTAGCTTGGGATATCGTGGAAGAATTGCAAGCTGAAAAATCTCATCAACATCAAGCAAAGCAAAACAAAACCTCATTGGATAACTACTGCGATCGCCACCCAGATTCCGTAGAGTGTCTAATATACGACGTTTAA